One region of Phycicoccus sp. M110.8 genomic DNA includes:
- the narJ gene encoding nitrate reductase molybdenum cofactor assembly chaperone gives MLGRSRRTRAAAGRLDDRTLATAWQVVSLLLDYPTEELVSRRPLLESAVAQLPASVAEPLRRFLADVGACPLGQLQRDYVETFDVTRRCSLYLTYFAHGDTRKRGLALVQFKQAYRRAGAELDTDELPDHLGVVLEFGATTDLDVAWRLLLDHRAGLEVLRIALADKGSPWHDVVLALVATLPELQGDDEEQLAALVAAGPPSEDVGLDTQPYALDPRLNPRPTEPTELGPTIPVGAP, from the coding sequence ATGCTCGGACGCAGCCGACGGACACGGGCCGCAGCGGGGCGCCTCGACGACCGGACGCTCGCCACGGCCTGGCAGGTCGTGTCGCTGCTGCTCGACTACCCGACCGAGGAGCTCGTGTCCCGCCGGCCCCTGCTGGAGTCCGCCGTCGCGCAGCTGCCAGCGTCGGTCGCCGAGCCGCTGCGCCGGTTCCTGGCCGACGTGGGCGCCTGCCCGCTCGGGCAGCTGCAGCGCGACTACGTCGAGACCTTCGACGTCACCCGCCGGTGCTCGCTCTACCTGACCTACTTCGCCCACGGCGACACCCGCAAGCGCGGGCTGGCCCTCGTGCAGTTCAAGCAGGCGTACCGGCGTGCCGGCGCCGAGCTCGACACCGACGAGCTGCCCGACCACCTCGGCGTCGTGCTCGAGTTCGGCGCCACGACGGACCTCGACGTGGCCTGGCGCCTCCTCCTCGACCACCGCGCCGGGCTCGAGGTGCTGCGGATCGCGTTGGCCGACAAGGGATCCCCGTGGCACGACGTGGTGCTCGCCCTCGTCGCCACGCTGCCGGAGCTCCAGGGCGACGACGAGGAGCAGCTCGCCGCGCTGGTCGCCGCGGGTCCCCCGTCGGAGGACGTCGGCCTCGACACCCAGCCCTACGCCCTGGACCCGCGCCTCAACCCCCGCCCCACCGAGCCGACCGAGCTCGGCCCGACCATCCCGGTAGGAGCGCCCTGA
- the narH gene encoding nitrate reductase subunit beta produces MRVMAQMAMVMNLDKCIGCHTCSVTCKQAWTNRAGTEYVWFNNVETRPGLGYPRTYEDQDTWQGGWALTSRGRLTLRSGSRWRKLASIFSNPKLPSIEDYYEPWTYDYETLLSAPAQQHFPVARPISLITGKPVNVSWSANWDDNLGGSGENAARDVMLRNITDKVKLEFERTFMFYLPRICEHCLNPSCAASCPSGAIYKRSEDGIVLVDQDRCRGWRMCVSGCPYKKVYFNHRTGKAEKCTFCYPRVEVGIPTVCSETCVGRLRYIGLVLYDADKVLEAASVEDEHELYAAQRSVFLDPEDPEVQREAELAGIPRDWVEAARRSPVHALISRYEVALPLHPEYRTMPMVWYIPPLSPVVDVVRDTGHDAEDRGNLFAAIDTLRIPVEYLANLFTAGDTAPVEAVLKKLAAMRSYMRDINLGRDPDESIPQAVGMDGESMYDMFRLLALAKYDERYVIPTAHAEQAHALEELATECSLDYEGGPGMMGQSGPFGEGSGELTPVAVENFQMLRQRQTADDLSGGDAPEPPGRLRGRVNLLNWDGKGSPRGLFPKKRPEDDR; encoded by the coding sequence ATGCGGGTCATGGCGCAGATGGCCATGGTGATGAACCTCGACAAGTGCATCGGGTGCCACACCTGCTCGGTGACGTGCAAGCAGGCGTGGACCAACCGCGCCGGCACCGAGTACGTCTGGTTCAACAACGTCGAGACGCGGCCGGGCCTTGGCTACCCGCGCACCTACGAGGACCAGGACACCTGGCAGGGCGGCTGGGCGCTGACCAGCCGCGGCCGGCTGACGCTGCGCTCGGGCAGCCGGTGGCGCAAGCTCGCGAGCATCTTCTCCAACCCCAAGCTGCCCTCGATCGAGGACTACTACGAGCCCTGGACCTACGACTACGAGACGCTGCTCAGCGCCCCGGCGCAGCAGCACTTCCCCGTCGCCCGGCCGATCTCGCTCATCACCGGCAAGCCGGTCAACGTGTCGTGGTCGGCCAACTGGGACGACAACCTCGGCGGCAGCGGCGAGAACGCCGCCCGCGACGTGATGCTCCGGAACATCACCGACAAGGTGAAGCTCGAGTTCGAGCGGACGTTCATGTTCTACCTGCCGCGGATCTGCGAGCACTGCCTCAACCCCTCGTGCGCGGCGTCGTGCCCGAGCGGGGCGATCTACAAGCGCTCCGAGGACGGCATCGTCCTCGTCGACCAGGACCGGTGCCGCGGTTGGCGGATGTGTGTGTCCGGCTGCCCGTACAAGAAGGTCTACTTCAACCACCGCACGGGCAAGGCCGAGAAGTGCACGTTCTGCTACCCCCGGGTCGAGGTCGGCATCCCGACCGTGTGCTCCGAGACGTGCGTGGGCCGGCTGCGGTACATCGGGCTTGTCCTCTACGACGCCGACAAGGTGCTCGAGGCGGCCTCCGTGGAGGACGAGCACGAGCTGTATGCCGCGCAGCGTTCGGTCTTTCTCGACCCCGAGGACCCGGAGGTGCAGCGCGAGGCCGAGCTGGCCGGCATACCCCGCGACTGGGTGGAGGCCGCACGGCGGTCCCCGGTGCACGCCCTCATCTCCCGCTACGAGGTCGCGCTGCCTCTGCACCCGGAGTACCGCACCATGCCGATGGTCTGGTACATCCCGCCGCTGTCGCCGGTCGTGGACGTCGTCCGCGACACGGGCCACGACGCCGAGGACCGCGGCAACCTTTTCGCCGCGATCGACACCCTGCGGATCCCGGTGGAGTACCTGGCAAACCTGTTCACGGCCGGGGACACCGCGCCCGTCGAGGCGGTGCTGAAGAAGCTGGCGGCGATGCGGTCGTACATGCGCGACATCAACCTCGGGCGGGACCCCGACGAGTCCATCCCCCAGGCCGTCGGCATGGACGGCGAGTCGATGTACGACATGTTCCGACTGCTGGCGCTGGCCAAGTACGACGAGCGCTACGTCATCCCGACCGCCCACGCCGAGCAGGCGCACGCCCTGGAGGAGCTGGCCACCGAGTGCTCGCTCGACTACGAGGGCGGCCCCGGGATGATGGGGCAGTCCGGACCGTTCGGCGAGGGCTCGGGAGAGCTCACGCCGGTGGCGGTGGAAAACTTCCAGATGCTGCGCCAGCGGCAGACCGCCGACGACCTCAGCGGTGGGGACGCACCGGAGCCACCCGGCCGCCTGCGCGGTCGCGTCAACCTGCTCAACTGGGACGGCAAGGGCTCGCCGCGGGGCCTGTTCCCGAAGAAGCGGCCGGAGGACGACCGGTGA
- a CDS encoding nitrate reductase subunit alpha has protein sequence MTTTDDATPAGLDGPLAEALVGTRRFFTRAEVSADRRTIHARGGRAGDAFYRDRWSHDKVVRSTHGVNCTGSCSWKVYVKDGIITWEAQQTDYPSTGPDRPEYEPRGCPRGAAFSWYTYSPTRVRYPYVRGVLLEMYREAKARLGDPVLAWADVVGDPEKARRYKAARGKGGLVRASWGEAAEIVAAANVHTIKQWGPDRIAGFSPIPAMSMVSHASGARFVSLIGGSMLSFYDWYADLPVASPQIWGDQTDVPESGDWWDAGYLVMWGSNVPVTRTPDAHWMAEARYRGQKVVVVSPDYADNVKFADEWLPAAPGTDGALAMAMGHVVLKEFFVDKQVEYFEEYTRRYTDLPFLVCLEEYAVRPAADPDGADGGHPAYRPGKFLTAADLGGAEAQAENAAFRTVLVDSVTGQHVVPNGTLGDRFGEQGEGRWNLDLGDVVPALSLQDTSEGTALVDLPRFDLPRGQSEVVRRGVPVRRVGGHLVTTVFDLLLAQYGVAREELPGSWPSGYDDPDGHYTPAWQEAITGVPAQAVARIAREFAQNAADTGGRSMILVGAGTNHWFHSDETYRCMLLLTTITGCQGRNGGGWAHYVGQEKARPITGWAQMAFALDWVRPPRQMIQTAYWYLHTDQHHYDHYEAGSLAGATSTGQLDGRSTHELLQQSARLGWMPSYPTFDRNPLDLVDEAEGSGRSPADHVVAGLTDGSLRFACEDPDAPENWPRVLMMWRANLLGSSAKGNEYFLRHLLGTDSSVSARPDRDDLPEGKLDLLCTLDFRMTSSTIFSDVVLPAATWYEKHDINTTDMHPFIHSFNPAISPPWQTRTDWDIFLAIAEAFQPLGAKHLGVRKDLVAAPLLHDSPDAMATPHGRVRDWARGECDPVPGKTMPKLVVVERDYGAVHDQMVSLGPLMDTLGTAQKGVAYDVKREVEYLRHKNGVVRGGAGDGRPSLKDARHVAETIMALSGTTNGHLATQGFKTLEKRTGHLLHDLAAEHEGKQITFADTQAAPVPVITSPEWSGSETGGRRYSPFTINVERLKPWHTLTGRQHFYLDHDWMQELGEGLPVYKPPLDMTQVFGEPEIGSTSELGVTVRYLTPHNKWSIHSEYQDNLFMLSLSRGGQAIWISDKDAAKVGIRDNDWVEAVNRNGVVNARAVVSHRMPEGTVYMHHAQDRLIDVPLTEKTGRRGGIHNSLTRILVKPSHLIGGYAQLSFAFNYLGPTGNQRDEVTVIRRRSQEVTY, from the coding sequence GTGACCACCACCGACGACGCGACACCCGCGGGCCTCGACGGGCCCCTCGCCGAGGCCCTCGTGGGCACCCGGCGGTTCTTCACCCGGGCGGAGGTGTCGGCCGACCGGCGCACCATCCACGCCAGGGGCGGCCGGGCGGGCGACGCGTTCTACCGCGATCGCTGGAGCCACGACAAGGTCGTCCGCTCCACGCACGGGGTCAACTGCACGGGCTCGTGCTCGTGGAAGGTGTACGTCAAGGACGGCATCATCACCTGGGAGGCGCAGCAGACGGACTACCCGTCGACCGGGCCGGACCGGCCGGAGTACGAGCCCCGCGGCTGCCCGCGGGGCGCCGCCTTCTCCTGGTACACCTACTCCCCCACCCGGGTCCGCTACCCCTACGTCCGGGGTGTCCTGCTCGAGATGTACCGCGAGGCCAAGGCGCGGCTCGGCGACCCGGTCCTGGCGTGGGCGGACGTCGTCGGCGACCCGGAGAAGGCCAGGCGCTACAAGGCCGCCCGCGGCAAGGGCGGCCTCGTCCGCGCGAGCTGGGGCGAGGCCGCCGAGATCGTCGCGGCGGCCAACGTCCACACCATCAAGCAGTGGGGACCCGACCGCATCGCCGGCTTCTCCCCGATCCCCGCGATGTCGATGGTGTCGCACGCCTCGGGTGCCCGGTTCGTGTCGCTGATCGGCGGCTCGATGCTCTCGTTCTACGACTGGTACGCCGACCTGCCCGTGGCCTCGCCGCAGATCTGGGGCGACCAGACCGACGTCCCCGAGTCCGGCGACTGGTGGGACGCCGGCTACCTCGTCATGTGGGGCTCGAACGTCCCCGTGACCCGCACCCCCGACGCCCACTGGATGGCCGAGGCGCGCTACCGCGGCCAGAAGGTCGTCGTCGTCTCCCCCGACTACGCCGACAACGTCAAGTTCGCCGACGAGTGGCTGCCGGCAGCGCCGGGCACCGACGGCGCCCTGGCCATGGCGATGGGCCACGTGGTGCTCAAGGAGTTCTTCGTCGACAAGCAGGTCGAGTACTTCGAGGAGTACACCCGCCGGTACACCGACCTGCCGTTCCTCGTGTGCCTCGAGGAGTATGCCGTCCGGCCCGCCGCCGACCCGGACGGCGCCGACGGCGGGCACCCGGCATACCGGCCGGGGAAGTTCCTCACCGCGGCCGACCTGGGCGGCGCGGAGGCGCAGGCCGAGAACGCTGCGTTCCGGACGGTGCTGGTCGACTCGGTGACCGGGCAGCACGTCGTCCCCAACGGCACGCTCGGCGACCGGTTCGGCGAGCAGGGCGAAGGCCGCTGGAACCTCGACCTCGGCGACGTCGTGCCCGCACTCAGCCTGCAGGACACCAGTGAGGGCACCGCCCTGGTCGACCTGCCGCGCTTCGACCTACCCCGCGGGCAGTCGGAGGTCGTGCGCCGGGGCGTGCCCGTGCGTCGCGTCGGCGGGCACCTCGTGACGACCGTCTTCGACCTCCTGCTGGCGCAGTACGGCGTTGCGCGAGAGGAGCTACCGGGCAGCTGGCCGTCGGGGTACGACGACCCGGACGGCCACTACACCCCGGCCTGGCAGGAGGCGATCACGGGTGTGCCCGCGCAGGCCGTCGCGCGGATCGCCCGTGAGTTCGCGCAGAACGCCGCCGACACCGGCGGCCGCTCGATGATCCTCGTCGGCGCCGGCACCAACCACTGGTTCCACTCCGACGAGACCTACCGCTGCATGCTGCTGCTGACGACCATCACCGGCTGCCAGGGGCGCAACGGCGGCGGCTGGGCCCACTACGTCGGCCAGGAGAAGGCGCGCCCCATCACCGGCTGGGCCCAGATGGCCTTCGCCCTGGACTGGGTGCGGCCGCCGCGGCAGATGATCCAGACGGCGTACTGGTACCTGCACACCGACCAGCACCACTACGACCACTACGAGGCCGGCTCGCTCGCCGGGGCGACCAGCACCGGGCAGCTCGACGGCCGGAGCACCCACGAGCTGCTGCAGCAGTCCGCCCGGCTCGGCTGGATGCCGTCGTACCCGACGTTCGACCGCAACCCGCTCGACCTCGTCGACGAGGCCGAGGGGTCCGGCCGGTCACCCGCCGACCACGTCGTCGCGGGCCTCACCGACGGGAGCCTGCGGTTCGCGTGCGAGGACCCCGACGCCCCCGAGAACTGGCCGCGGGTGCTGATGATGTGGCGCGCCAACCTCCTCGGGTCGTCGGCGAAGGGCAACGAGTACTTCCTGCGCCACCTGCTCGGGACCGACAGCTCGGTCTCCGCCCGACCGGACCGCGACGACCTGCCGGAGGGCAAGCTCGACCTGCTCTGCACGCTCGACTTCCGGATGACGAGCTCGACGATCTTCAGCGACGTCGTCCTGCCTGCGGCCACGTGGTACGAGAAGCACGACATCAACACGACGGACATGCACCCGTTCATCCACTCGTTCAACCCGGCGATCAGCCCGCCGTGGCAGACGAGGACGGACTGGGACATCTTCCTGGCGATCGCCGAGGCGTTCCAGCCCCTGGGCGCCAAGCACCTCGGCGTGCGCAAGGACCTCGTGGCCGCTCCCCTGCTGCACGACAGCCCCGACGCCATGGCCACGCCGCACGGCCGCGTGCGCGACTGGGCCCGGGGCGAGTGCGACCCCGTGCCCGGGAAGACCATGCCGAAGCTCGTCGTCGTCGAGCGCGACTACGGCGCCGTGCACGACCAGATGGTCTCGCTCGGCCCGCTCATGGACACCCTGGGCACGGCCCAGAAGGGCGTCGCGTACGACGTGAAGCGCGAGGTCGAGTACCTGCGCCACAAGAACGGCGTCGTCCGTGGCGGCGCGGGTGACGGCAGACCGTCACTGAAGGACGCCCGCCACGTCGCCGAGACGATCATGGCGTTGTCCGGCACCACCAACGGGCACCTCGCCACCCAGGGCTTCAAGACCCTCGAGAAGCGCACCGGCCACCTCCTGCACGACCTGGCGGCCGAGCACGAGGGCAAGCAGATCACCTTCGCCGACACCCAGGCCGCGCCCGTGCCGGTCATCACCAGCCCGGAGTGGTCGGGCTCGGAGACCGGCGGGCGGCGCTACTCCCCCTTCACCATCAACGTCGAGCGGCTCAAGCCGTGGCACACGCTCACCGGCCGCCAGCACTTCTACCTCGACCACGACTGGATGCAGGAGCTCGGCGAGGGACTGCCCGTCTACAAGCCACCGCTGGACATGACCCAGGTGTTCGGCGAGCCGGAGATCGGCAGCACGAGCGAGCTCGGCGTCACCGTCCGCTACCTCACGCCGCACAACAAGTGGTCGATCCACAGCGAGTACCAGGACAACCTGTTCATGCTCTCGCTGTCCCGTGGTGGCCAGGCGATCTGGATCTCCGACAAGGACGCCGCCAAGGTCGGCATCCGCGACAACGACTGGGTCGAGGCGGTCAACCGCAACGGTGTCGTCAACGCCCGCGCGGTCGTCAGCCACCGGATGCCCGAGGGCACGGTCTACATGCACCACGCGCAGGACCGGCTCATCGACGTCCCGCTCACCGAGAAGACCGGCCGGCGTGGCGGCATCCACAACTCGCTCACGCGCATCCTGGTCAAGCCGAGCCACCTCATCGGCGGCTACGCGCAGCTGTCCTTCGCGTTCAACTACCTCGGCCCCACGGGCAACCAGCGCGACGAGGTGACGGTCATCCGCCGCCGCTCCCAGGAGGTGACCTACTGA
- a CDS encoding hemerythrin domain-containing protein, with the protein MCEYCGCQDIASIAELTREHDAVVAEIARVRVCVREGDVAGAAEVARRIARILTPHTAVEEHGLFPHLAHEFPDHVAVLEREHREIEAVLSRAAAGTPNDPAWPAELLTAMERLRDHILKEQDGLFPASLSILDEDAWASVETARLVAGSALAQPAGHHDHDHPHDNDHPHDQDHPHDHTHDHQHA; encoded by the coding sequence GTGTGTGAGTACTGCGGCTGCCAGGACATCGCCTCCATCGCCGAGCTCACCCGCGAGCACGACGCCGTCGTCGCCGAGATCGCCCGCGTGCGGGTGTGCGTGCGCGAGGGCGACGTCGCGGGCGCCGCGGAGGTCGCGCGGCGGATCGCCCGCATCCTCACGCCCCACACGGCCGTGGAGGAGCACGGGCTGTTCCCACACCTCGCCCACGAGTTCCCCGACCACGTCGCCGTCCTCGAGCGCGAGCACCGGGAGATCGAGGCGGTCCTGTCGCGCGCCGCGGCCGGGACGCCGAACGACCCCGCCTGGCCGGCCGAGCTGCTGACCGCGATGGAGCGCCTGCGCGACCACATCCTCAAGGAGCAGGACGGCCTCTTTCCCGCGTCCCTGTCGATCCTCGACGAGGACGCCTGGGCCTCGGTGGAGACCGCCCGGCTCGTCGCCGGCTCGGCCCTCGCGCAGCCCGCCGGACACCACGACCACGACCACCCGCACGACAACGACCACCCGCACGACCAGGACCACCCGCACGACCACACCCACGACCACCAGCACGCCTGA
- a CDS encoding MFS transporter, whose protein sequence is MPPNSRTGTRMLVLATVGFAINFWAWALLSPLGPRFKDVLALSSGQQALLVAVPVIVGSLGRIPVGALTDKFGGRVMFPVVSVATIVPVLYIGLLGQHSFAGLLVGGFFLGIGGTAFAIGVPFVNAWFPPERRGFAIGVFGAGMGGTAISALTTVKLVKGVGETAPFLITAAALAVYAVAAWLLLRDAPGRVVPTTSVATRLVAAARLPIAWQACILYAVAFGGYVAFSVYLPAYLKTAYGLEQADAANRMAGFVLVAVVMRPVGGWLADRFGPVPVLAAVFGVVAGGAAVQAATPGLMPLGTAAFLIMAAALGAGSGATFALVARAAPAAQVGSVTGLVGAAGGLGGFVPPLVMSSVYSSTGSYGWGLVLLALVAVGCLLLTLSVVRGTARAQEVQTARV, encoded by the coding sequence ATGCCACCGAACTCGCGCACGGGGACGCGGATGCTCGTGCTCGCCACGGTGGGCTTCGCGATCAACTTCTGGGCCTGGGCCCTGCTCAGCCCGCTCGGACCGCGCTTCAAGGACGTCCTGGCCCTCAGCTCTGGTCAGCAGGCGCTGCTGGTGGCCGTGCCGGTCATCGTCGGGTCACTGGGCCGGATCCCGGTCGGGGCGCTCACCGACAAGTTCGGCGGACGGGTGATGTTCCCGGTCGTGTCGGTCGCGACCATCGTCCCGGTCCTGTACATCGGCCTCCTCGGCCAGCACTCGTTCGCCGGCCTGCTCGTCGGCGGCTTCTTCCTCGGCATCGGCGGCACCGCCTTCGCCATCGGGGTGCCCTTCGTCAACGCGTGGTTCCCGCCCGAGCGCCGCGGCTTCGCCATCGGGGTGTTCGGCGCCGGCATGGGCGGCACCGCGATCAGCGCCCTGACCACGGTCAAGCTGGTGAAGGGGGTGGGCGAGACCGCCCCCTTCCTCATCACCGCCGCAGCCCTCGCGGTGTATGCCGTGGCGGCCTGGCTGCTGCTGCGCGACGCCCCGGGACGCGTGGTCCCCACGACGAGCGTGGCCACCCGGCTCGTCGCCGCCGCCCGGTTGCCCATCGCGTGGCAGGCCTGCATCCTGTACGCCGTCGCGTTCGGCGGGTACGTCGCGTTCTCGGTGTACCTGCCCGCGTACCTCAAGACGGCCTACGGCCTCGAGCAGGCGGACGCGGCCAACCGCATGGCGGGCTTCGTCCTCGTCGCCGTCGTCATGCGGCCGGTCGGCGGCTGGCTCGCCGACCGGTTCGGCCCTGTCCCGGTCCTGGCGGCCGTCTTCGGCGTCGTCGCGGGGGGCGCGGCGGTGCAGGCGGCCACGCCGGGCCTCATGCCGCTCGGCACGGCCGCGTTCCTCATCATGGCGGCCGCCCTCGGCGCAGGCAGCGGCGCCACCTTCGCGCTCGTCGCCAGGGCCGCCCCGGCGGCCCAGGTCGGGTCGGTGACCGGGCTGGTGGGAGCCGCAGGTGGTCTCGGTGGGTTCGTGCCCCCGCTCGTCATGAGCAGCGTCTACAGCAGCACCGGCTCCTACGGCTGGGGGCTCGTGCTGCTCGCCCTCGTGGCGGTCGGGTGTCTCCTGCTCACGCTCAGCGTCGTGCGGGGCACCGCCAGGGCGCAGGAGGTGCAGACCGCTCGTGTGTGA
- a CDS encoding AAA family ATPase, translating to MGTGQVSAAGTSGRGGWGADVRETHSAVVVLLGDRAYKVKKPVDLGFLDFTTLESRTAAISRELRLNRRTAPDVYLGTLEVRDAGGTVCDHLLVMRRMPEDRRLATLVRAGVDVTVPLRQLARDLAAFHSTARTGAAVDACGSPEALRGRWVDNLRGLRQHPVDTVPPQLLDQVEQLALEFVEGRAPLLQSRIDAGLVRDGHGDLLADDVFCLEDGPRALDCLDFADELRWMDVLDDAACLATDLERLGDPRAGERFLHDYEEFSGRRQPPALRHHYTAYRAVMRAKVAAIRAGAHGLPSGPDADEVRQLLDIGLAHLLQGRVRLVLVGGGPGSGKSTLSSGLADRLGAVLMASDPERKALMGLDPTSHAPAAFGQGIYTREATARTYASLADRAAALLGLGETVVVDASFSDAAERAAFRQVGVTAHAPVAELACTAPREVLEARLLRRADVPDRHGDADLAIGRRLAAQAAPWPEAVVVPTGETTKAATLDAALRQLDR from the coding sequence GTGGGGACCGGGCAGGTGTCTGCGGCCGGCACCTCCGGGCGTGGCGGCTGGGGGGCGGACGTGCGGGAGACGCACTCGGCTGTCGTGGTGCTGCTGGGCGACCGCGCCTACAAGGTGAAGAAGCCGGTCGACCTCGGGTTCCTCGACTTCACGACCCTGGAGTCCCGCACGGCGGCGATCTCCCGTGAGCTGCGGCTCAACCGCAGGACGGCCCCCGACGTCTACCTGGGCACCCTCGAGGTCCGGGACGCGGGCGGCACGGTCTGCGACCACCTCCTGGTGATGCGCCGCATGCCCGAGGACCGGCGGCTGGCCACCCTGGTGCGGGCCGGCGTCGACGTCACGGTCCCGCTCCGGCAGCTCGCCAGGGACCTGGCGGCCTTCCACTCGACGGCGCGCACCGGCGCCGCGGTCGACGCCTGCGGCTCGCCGGAGGCCCTGCGCGGTCGCTGGGTGGACAACCTGCGGGGGCTGCGCCAGCACCCCGTCGACACGGTGCCGCCCCAGCTGCTGGACCAGGTGGAGCAGCTGGCGCTCGAGTTCGTGGAGGGGCGGGCTCCGTTGCTGCAGAGCAGGATCGACGCCGGCCTGGTGCGGGACGGCCACGGCGACCTGCTCGCCGACGACGTGTTCTGCCTCGAGGACGGGCCGCGGGCCCTGGACTGCCTCGACTTCGCCGACGAGCTGCGCTGGATGGACGTGCTCGACGACGCCGCCTGCCTCGCCACCGACCTCGAGCGGCTCGGGGACCCGCGCGCGGGGGAGCGGTTCCTCCACGACTACGAGGAGTTCTCCGGCCGGCGGCAGCCGCCCGCGCTGCGGCACCACTACACGGCATACCGCGCCGTCATGCGGGCGAAGGTGGCGGCGATCAGGGCCGGTGCCCACGGCCTGCCCTCCGGGCCCGACGCGGACGAGGTGCGGCAGCTGCTCGACATCGGCCTCGCCCACCTGCTGCAGGGTCGCGTGCGCCTGGTGCTCGTCGGCGGTGGACCCGGCTCGGGCAAGTCGACGCTGTCCTCCGGGCTCGCGGACCGGCTCGGTGCGGTGCTCATGGCGAGCGATCCCGAGCGGAAGGCGTTGATGGGCCTGGACCCCACGTCGCACGCGCCGGCGGCCTTCGGGCAGGGGATCTACACGCGCGAGGCCACGGCGAGGACGTATGCCTCGCTGGCGGACCGCGCCGCGGCCCTGCTCGGGCTCGGGGAGACGGTGGTCGTGGACGCGTCGTTCTCCGACGCCGCCGAGCGGGCGGCGTTCCGGCAGGTGGGCGTCACGGCGCACGCGCCGGTCGCTGAGCTGGCGTGCACCGCGCCACGCGAGGTGCTGGAGGCGCGGCTGCTTCGGCGCGCGGACGTGCCGGACCGGCACGGCGACGCGGACCTGGCCATAGGGCGACGGCTCGCCGCCCAGGCGGCCCCGTGGCCGGAGGCCGTCGTGGTGCCGACGGGGGAGACGACCAAGGCGGCCACGCTGGACGCGGCCCTGCGCCAGCTCGACCGCTGA